In the genome of Paludisphaera rhizosphaerae, one region contains:
- a CDS encoding sulfatase family protein, translated as MRRPARTLLFLTAAILSLTGGRATAADRPDVVVFLIDDMDWRSASIYGGKDVPTPNMDRVAADGMTFSYAFVASPSCAPSRAALLTGLDPMRNGSMINHARPKADIKRWPAYFKELGYETAAIGKTAHYAQVTEYGFDHVSHFKYHEDTCIQAAVDWLAARKSDKPLCLLVGTNWSHVPWPKESNVSPDAVEVPANQIETPETRAALSRYDAAVSNADRDLGMVYDAMKKHLKPDTLFLFSADHGAQLPFGKWNCYDAGMRTPLVVAWPGKIKPGSRSDAIVSWIDFLPTCVEAAGGTPPGSLSGRSFLGVLEGKADRLRDEVYLTHSADGIMNNYPIRGVRTRDWKYLRNLDPDAEHHTHIDKGVAIDGKTFWDSWKRAAENDPKAAATVARYHHRPAEELYDLRSDPSELHNLAADPAQADRLAELRGKVDAWMKDQGDKGLETEKTIAPPRARAAAAAR; from the coding sequence ATGAGACGCCCCGCCCGCACCCTCCTGTTCCTGACCGCCGCGATCCTGAGCCTGACCGGCGGTCGCGCGACCGCCGCCGACCGGCCTGACGTCGTCGTCTTTCTGATCGACGACATGGACTGGAGATCGGCGTCGATCTACGGCGGCAAGGACGTGCCAACGCCCAACATGGACCGGGTCGCGGCCGACGGCATGACCTTCTCCTACGCCTTCGTCGCCTCGCCGAGCTGCGCCCCCAGCCGCGCCGCCCTGCTCACCGGCCTGGACCCGATGCGCAACGGGTCGATGATCAACCACGCCAGGCCGAAGGCCGACATCAAGCGCTGGCCCGCCTACTTCAAGGAACTCGGCTACGAGACGGCGGCGATCGGCAAGACGGCTCACTACGCCCAGGTCACCGAATACGGCTTCGACCACGTCAGCCACTTCAAGTATCACGAGGACACCTGCATCCAGGCGGCCGTCGACTGGCTGGCGGCCCGGAAGTCGGACAAGCCCCTCTGCCTGCTCGTCGGCACAAATTGGTCGCACGTCCCCTGGCCGAAGGAGTCGAACGTCTCGCCCGACGCCGTCGAGGTCCCAGCCAACCAGATCGAGACGCCCGAAACCCGCGCCGCGCTCTCCCGCTACGACGCCGCCGTCTCCAACGCCGACCGCGACCTGGGCATGGTCTACGACGCGATGAAGAAGCACCTCAAGCCGGACACCCTCTTCCTCTTCTCGGCCGATCACGGGGCCCAGTTGCCGTTCGGCAAGTGGAACTGCTACGACGCCGGCATGCGGACGCCCCTCGTCGTCGCCTGGCCCGGGAAGATCAAGCCGGGGAGCCGCTCCGACGCGATCGTCAGCTGGATCGACTTCCTCCCGACCTGCGTGGAAGCCGCGGGCGGCACACCTCCGGGGTCTCTCAGCGGGAGGTCGTTCCTGGGCGTCCTGGAGGGGAAGGCCGACCGCCTTCGCGACGAGGTCTACCTGACCCATAGCGCCGACGGGATCATGAACAACTACCCGATCCGGGGCGTCCGCACCCGCGACTGGAAGTACCTCCGCAACCTCGACCCCGACGCGGAGCACCACACCCACATCGACAAGGGCGTGGCCATCGACGGCAAGACGTTCTGGGACTCGTGGAAGCGAGCCGCCGAGAACGACCCCAAGGCCGCAGCGACCGTCGCCCGCTACCACCACCGCCCCGCCGAGGAGTTGTACGACCTCCGCTCCGACCCCTCCGAACTTCACAACCTCGCCGCCGACCCCGCGCAGGCCGATCGGCTCGCCGAACTCCGCGGCAAGGTCGACGCCTGGATGAAGGACCAGGGCGACAAGGGCCTCGAAACCGAGAAGACCATCGCCCCTCCCCGCGCAAGAGCCGCCGCCGCCGCTCGCTGA